The sequence GGCTACGCATTTTGAGCCTGGAGCCGCAAAACCCGGTGGCCCGCCAGCAATTGGCCCAAACCTATGTCCGCGAAGGTGTGAACTATAACCTGTGGGGGCATTACAAAGAGGCAGTCAAAACATTTGAAGAGGGGTTAAAACACGTCCCCCACAACCAGCGCCTGCTGACCATGCTGGGCGGTACGTACGTGGATTGGGGTAAACTCAAGCAAGGGCGTCAATATTTGGAGGAGGCACTGGCCGTTGACCCCAACGATTTACACACCCTGTACACAATCTTCATCATCTGGCTGGAACATAACGCCAGCCAGGAATTACAGCAAACATTTGAACGCATTAAAGCCGTCCCCCAGCCCATTCCCGGCGAGTTCTTCTTGGACCTTTTTGAGCAGTGCCAAAAATTCAACCGGAAAAAGGAAGGCCGGAAAATCCTTGAATATACCGAGCAGCGTTTCGCCGACGCCGCCGACGTGCTGGTCACTATTGCCCACCATTATGTTGAATTGGAGCAGGATAGCGCTGCTCTTTCCATTCTGCGCCGGGTGCTGCGAGACAACCCCGACCATATTGAAGCCAACATAGAATTAGGCGTTTTGTATTACTACATGGATCAAACCCGGCTGGCCAAACGCCACTGGGATAAAGCCCAGGCCCAGGCCCAGCGCGAAAAGAACCCGCTCATGGCGCATCGGGTCAAACTGGTTAAAGACGAGTTTTTGCACGGCAAAACGCCGCCGCGTAACCCGCTAGAAATGCTTATGAATTTACCGCCCCACCTGCGCGAACAATTAATAAATCAAGCCCCGCCGGAAGTGGCCGAAATGCTGCGCGATCCGGAACTATTGGCAATGATGTCCAGACTTGGCGGGCTGGGCGAGTTTGATGATGAGGATGACTTCTATGTCTGACATGCCTAAAAGCGCGGCTATGCCGGAACGCCGGCCCGACCTGACCGCCAGCGACCCCTACCGCGTGTTGGGCGTTTTGCCCACGGCCACGCAGGCCGACATCAAACAAGCCTACTTTGTCCTGATTCGCCAATACCCACCGGAAACCGAAGGCGAAAATTTTAAACTCATTCGCGCCGCCTACGAAAAGATCAAAAGCGCCCAACGCCGGGTGGAAACCGACATCTTTCTGCCCCAGCCGCCCCCGGCCTGGCAGCCGCCCCCAACCGCGTTAACTCTGGACACCGCCTTTCATCCCCAAGATGCACTGCTGGCGCTGCGCCGCTGGGGCGAGTTGGGCCGGGCCAACTTTGAGGCAGATTTTAGAGAGATTGACCTGTGAGCAAGTCAAAAACATTTGGCGAAAAGCTGAACGCTTTTTTGCTGGGCGAGCGCATCCCCGTACTCAGCGAAAACGACCTGAATAATCTGGAACATCTGGATAACAAATTAGACGAACTGCTGGCCCTGCTCCAAACAACGCCGGCCCGGTCCGAACCATCTTCCTTGCCTGCCGATCAACGGGAGGCAGGCCAACCTCAACCCGCCGTTGACGACTTGAGCGAGCAAATCCGCAAACTGGCCAAAACGCAATTCAAGGCCAATGCCTTGCAAGAAACTCAACTGGTCCAGCAGCAGGAAACCATTGCCGGTTTGCAAAAATCTATTGAACAGCAAGAACAACGGCTGGCCGAACTGAACAAACAACAGCAGCAAGCGCTCAAAACCGCTCAACTGGACCTTATCCAAAGCCTGCTGCCGGCGCTCGACAGCCTGGACGCCGCCTTTGAAAATGGCCGCCGCCAGGTGTTAAAACACCCTATGCCCGCCGAAAGCCGCCGGGCGGTTATCGCCTGGCTCGACGGCATCCGCCTGGCCCGGATGCGCCTGTTGGACGTGCTCAAAAGTTACGACGTCATACCCATTCCTACCCTGGGCCAGCCGTTTAACCCGCATTGTCACGTGGCCGTGGCTACCGATAGCAGCGGCCGCGCGCCTGATGGCATTATTATAAGTGAAGACCAACGCGGCTACGCCACCCCCAACAAAGTGCTGCGCTTTGCCGAGGTTGTCGTCGCCCAATCAAAATAGAAAAGGAAAGTTATGCATATTCAATGAACGAACCTATTGTTGGCATTGATTTAGGCACAACCAATTCGGCGGTAGCCATTGTAAAAAATGGACAACCGAAAATTATAGCCAGCGGAGAGCAGAGGATTATGCCCTCCGTGGTCAGCTACTCTCAACAGACCGGCTGGCTCGTGGGCCAACCCGCCTTAAACCAGTACGCGCTCAACCCCGATAACACTGTGCGCTCCATCAAACGCAAAATAGGCAGCGCGGAAAAAGTTCAACTGGGTGGGCGCGATTTTTCGCCGCAAGAAATTTCGGCCTTTATTTTGCGCGAGCTAAAAACCATCGCCGAAAAAGAACTGGGGCAAGCGGTCAACAAAGCCGTCATTACCGTGCCGGCCTATTTTACCAACGCCCAGCGCCAGGCCACCCAAGAGGCCGGTGAAATTGCCGGGCTGGAGGTGGTGCGCATTATCAACGAACCCACTGCCGCCGCCCTGGCTTACGGGCTGGACCACGAGGCCGACCAACTGGCGCTGGTATACGACCTGGGCGGGGGCACCTTTGATGTGTCGCTGGTGGAAATGACCGGCGGCGTGGTGGAAGTGCGGGCCAGCCATGGCAATACCCAACTGGGCGGTGATGATTTTGACCAGCTTCTGGCCGAACACGCGAGCAAACTTTTTTACAAAAGGCACCAGCTATCGCTCAAAGATAACCGGGTAGCGATGGCCCGTCTTGACCGCAGCGCCGAAGCTGCCAAAATCCACCTGTCCGACTTTCCCGAAGCTGCGCTGCGTGAAGAATACCTGGCCGAGCAAAACGGCGCGCCGCTGCACCTGGATGCGGCCATCACCCGCCCGGAGTTTGAAGATTTAATTGACGGCCTGCTGGAACAAACCCTTGAGTCGCTGGACAAAGTATTTGAAGACGCCGAGTTAACCGTGGACGATTTAGACCGGGTGCTATTGGTGGGCGGGTCAACCCGCATCCCGGTGGTCTGGGACATGGTGGCTAATTACACCGGCCTGGAACCCGACGCCGAGATCAACCCCGACGAAGTGGTGGCTCTGGGCGCGGCGGTGCAGGCGGCCATCATTGCCGGCCAGCCGGTGGATTCAATTTTGGTTGACGTCACCCCCTACTCGCTGGGCATTGAAACCGCCATGCGTATGGGCGGCAGCATTATCCCCGACATTTACAGTGTGCTGATCCACCGCAATACCACCGTGCCGGTCACCAAAGAACAGGTTTTTCAAACCATGCACCCCGACCAGGATACCGTGCATGTGAAGGTTTACCAGGGCGAGTCGCCCATCGCTTCGGCCAACACCTTACTGGGCGATTTTTTGATCAAGGGCCTGAAACCGGCCAAGTCCGGCGAATGCGCTACTATGAACGTTCGGTTTGATTTTGACGTGAACGGCATGTTGCATGTTTCCGCCGCCGATCCCATTAGCGCAAAAAAAGAAAATATCAGCGTGCAGGCCACCCAGGCCCGCCTTTCGCCCGGAGAAATTGCCCAGGCCCGGGAACGGCTTTCGGAAATGGATTTTTTGGCTGCCCCAGAAGAGACGGAAATTCCTGCGATTATTGACGAAGAAACCCAGGCCCTGCTCAA comes from Anaerolineae bacterium and encodes:
- a CDS encoding DnaJ domain-containing protein; the encoded protein is MSDMPKSAAMPERRPDLTASDPYRVLGVLPTATQADIKQAYFVLIRQYPPETEGENFKLIRAAYEKIKSAQRRVETDIFLPQPPPAWQPPPTALTLDTAFHPQDALLALRRWGELGRANFEADFREIDL
- a CDS encoding Hsp70 family protein, giving the protein MNEPIVGIDLGTTNSAVAIVKNGQPKIIASGEQRIMPSVVSYSQQTGWLVGQPALNQYALNPDNTVRSIKRKIGSAEKVQLGGRDFSPQEISAFILRELKTIAEKELGQAVNKAVITVPAYFTNAQRQATQEAGEIAGLEVVRIINEPTAAALAYGLDHEADQLALVYDLGGGTFDVSLVEMTGGVVEVRASHGNTQLGGDDFDQLLAEHASKLFYKRHQLSLKDNRVAMARLDRSAEAAKIHLSDFPEAALREEYLAEQNGAPLHLDAAITRPEFEDLIDGLLEQTLESLDKVFEDAELTVDDLDRVLLVGGSTRIPVVWDMVANYTGLEPDAEINPDEVVALGAAVQAAIIAGQPVDSILVDVTPYSLGIETAMRMGGSIIPDIYSVLIHRNTTVPVTKEQVFQTMHPDQDTVHVKVYQGESPIASANTLLGDFLIKGLKPAKSGECATMNVRFDFDVNGMLHVSAADPISAKKENISVQATQARLSPGEIAQARERLSEMDFLAAPEETEIPAIIDEETQALLNRGQALLDGGSLAEAQATKLKSLLQAISEAQNQDNLDELAEELLDLLFDLE
- the grpE gene encoding nucleotide exchange factor GrpE — its product is MSKSKTFGEKLNAFLLGERIPVLSENDLNNLEHLDNKLDELLALLQTTPARSEPSSLPADQREAGQPQPAVDDLSEQIRKLAKTQFKANALQETQLVQQQETIAGLQKSIEQQEQRLAELNKQQQQALKTAQLDLIQSLLPALDSLDAAFENGRRQVLKHPMPAESRRAVIAWLDGIRLARMRLLDVLKSYDVIPIPTLGQPFNPHCHVAVATDSSGRAPDGIIISEDQRGYATPNKVLRFAEVVVAQSK